A genomic segment from Drosophila miranda strain MSH22 chromosome 3, D.miranda_PacBio2.1, whole genome shotgun sequence encodes:
- the LOC108160006 gene encoding proliferating cell nuclear antigen, which yields MFEARLGQATILKKILDAIKDLLNEATFDCSDSGIQLQAMDNSHVSLVSLTLRSDGFDKFRCDRNLSMGMNLGSMAKILKCANNEDNVTMKAQDNADTVTIMFESANQEKVSDYEMKLMNLDQEHLGIPETDFSCVVRMPAMEFARICRDLSQFSESVVICCTKEGVKFSASGDVGTANIKLAQTGNVDKEEESVTIEMQEPVTLTFACRYLNAFTKATPLSTQVQLSMCADVPLVVEYAIKDLGHIRYYLAPKIEDNET from the exons ATGTTCGAGGCACGTTTGGGACAAGCTACAATTCTAAAGAAGATTCTCGACGCCATCAAGGATTTGCTTAACGAGGCCACCTTCGACTGCAGCGATTCGGGGATTCAG CTGCAAGCCATGGACAACTCCCATGTGTCTTTGGTGTCGCTGACGCTGCGATCCGATGGATTTGACAAGTTCCGCTGTGATCGCAATCTTTCAATGGGCATGAATCTGGGAAGCATGGCCAAAATTCTGAAGTGTGCCAACAACGAGGACAACGTGACGATGAAAGCGCAGGATAATGCGGACACAGTTACCATCATGTTCGAGTCGGCTAATCAGGAGAAGGTCTCCGACTATGAGATGAAACTAATGAATCTCGATCAGGAGCATTTGGGCATACCGGAAACGGACTTTTCTTGTGTAGTCCGTATGCCGGCCATGGAGTTTGCTCGCATTTGCCGTGACTTGTCCCAGTTCAGCGAATCGGTAGTCATTTGCTGTACCAAAGAAGGTGTCAAATTCTCGGCCAGCGGTGATGTGGGTACTGCCAACATTAAGCTGGCCCAAACTGGCAACGTGGATAAGGAGGAGGAGTCCGTCACCATTGAAATGCAGGAGCCAGTGACGCTTACATTCGCTTGTCGTTACCTGAATGCCTTCACAAAAGCCACTCCATTGTCCACCCAAGTGCAGCTGTCGATGTGCGCAGATGTGCCCCTGGTGGTGGAGTATGCAATCAAGGATCTGGGCCACATACGCTACTACCTGGCGCCCAAGATCGAAGACAACGAGACATAA
- the LOC108160005 gene encoding hormone-sensitive lipase isoform X2, translated as MICTMIDAASAELASHKLNAKFDDNLKLAHGEDKINHVNGKEAPKPTPPLSDVPAELQTSYRSLFVACQEHAAFFAKDHTEFGQRLHAAHIAWQDFIVLANRLVLQIEVFAHEYDFDEQTPGNGYRSFVYVTNACISHGINICKQLLATRNTMFFRKKVYMKEVEACSQLLSSICTCLQYLLILRQWSANTGDLFACGSHTAEQLFELGDTINQYCFYGRCLGFQYGDSIRGILRFLGISMASYSESYYSRADDGTIVKTTRSLWTSGKYLMNPELRARRIVNISQNAKIDFCKSFWFLAESELMHKLPSIVGTSIKVNRLIELPAEPFQLPRRKNFKASEQQQQNSSDVNQNQGNDENAIQFVDIPVPSAHLGPGLPISVRLLSAKRRSGMLGEGRYRGWHKPTPPSRSILFHCHGGGFVAQSSKSHELYLRDWAVALDCPILSVDYSLAPEAPFPRALQEVFYAYCWLLKNAEHLGTTAERIVCAGDSAGANLSIGVALKCIEQGVRIPDGLFLAYCPTLVSFVPSPARLLCLMDPLLPFGFMMRCLRAYAAPAKETLQLNAKHVEEVAQIRNAPKSSLGSATSSRRTSLARSTLTSLEANPDEDDESSDTFASASASYHSQAVERTDLPNSEGDNSSCVSFEDDSQPIVHYPVEISADPPKDLESAAYIDQFLDKYLIDTATMEATEETTLPAPQVKSNGLGKIISDENILVETGRDLIAIDTLQGRWQEAVNNLTNTLSRCTKSYEIHGSSALSPQDVRNMDALIARSPSEEFAFDVPKDPFLSPYWATDDWLSQLPETKILTLNMDPCLDDCVMFAKKLKRLGRQVNLEILEGLPHGFLNFTMLSNEAMDGSKHCIKLLQALLKVT; from the exons ATGATA TGCACAATGATTGACGCGGCGTCTGCCGAGCTGGCCAGCCATAAATTGAATGCAAAATTTGATGACAATCTGAAACTGGCGCACGGAGAGGATAAAATAAACCATGTCAATGGGAAAGAGGCGCCAAAACCGACACCACCTCTATCAGACGTACCCGCCGAACTGCAGACTTCGTACCGAAGTCTGTTTGTTGCTTGCCAGGAACACGCCGCATTCTTTGCCAAAGATCACACTGAATTTGGCCAACGCTTGCATGCCGCCCACATTGCCTGGCAGGACTTTATAGTGCTTGCCAATCGACTCGTCCTGCAAATCGAGGTCTTTGCCCATGAGTACGACTTTGATGAGCAGACACCAGGGAACGGGTATCGCAGCTTCGTGTACGTAACCAATGCATGCATCTCACATGGCATCAACATATGCAAGCAACTGCTGGCCACACGCAACACTATGTTTTTCCGGAAAAAGGTCTACATGAAGGAAGTAGAGGCCTGCTCGCAGCTGCTTTCCTCGATATGTACTTGCCTGCAGTATCTCCTCATACTGCGGCAATGGTCGGCCAATACAGGAGATCTGTTTGCTTGCGGCAGCCACACTGCGGAGCAGCTCTTCGAGTTGGGCGACACCATCAATCAGTATTGTTTCTATGGACGTTGCTTGGGATTCCAGTACGGCGACTCCATACGTGGTATTCTACGCTTCCTGGGCATCAGCATGGCCAGCTACTCCGAGTCGTATTACTCACGGGCGGATGATGGGACTATTGTGAAAACCACGCGCAGTCTTTGGACCAGTGGCAAGTACCTGATGAACCCAGAGCTACGAGCCCGGCGTATTGTCAACATCTCGCAGAATGCAAAAATTGACTTTTGCAAGTCCTTCTGGTTTCTGGCCGAGTCGGAGCTAATGCACAAATTGCCCAGCATCGTGGGCACCTCCATTAAGGTGAATCGGCTAATCGAGCTGCCGGCGGAGCCGTTTCAGTTACCGCGACGAAAGAACTTTAAGGCGagtgagcagcagcagcaaaacagCAGCGATGTAAACCAAAACCAAGGCAACGATGAGAATGCCATACAATTTGTGGACATACCAGTTCCCAGTGCTCATCTGGGACCGGGTCTGCCCATTTCAGTACGGCTGCTCAGCGCCAAGCGACGCTCTGGAATGCTAGGCGAAGGCCGCTATCGCGGTTGGCACAAGCCCACTCCACCCAGTCGTTCAATATTGTTTCACTGCCATGGTGGTGGCTTCGTGGCCCAATCATCAAAATCTCACGAGCTCTATCTTCGCGATTGGGCTGTAGCTCTGGACTGCCCCATACTTTCGGTGGACTACAGTCTAGCACCGGAGGCTCCCTTTCCGCGTGCCCTTCAGGAAGTCTTTTATGCGTACTGTTGGCTCTTGAAGAATGCCGAGCACCTGGGAACGACAGCTGAGCGAATTGTGTGTGCTGGTGACTCCGCTGGTGCGAATCTCTCCAtcggagtggctctcaaatGCATTGAGCAGGGTGTGCGTATCCCGGATGGGTTGTTTCTGGCCTACTGTCCGACTCTCGTTAGTTTTGTGCCGAGTCCAGCACGTTTGCTGTGCCTCATGGATCCCTTGCTACCTTTTGGCTTCATGATGCGGTGTCTGCGTGCCTATGCCGCCCCCGCCAAGGAAACTTTGCAGCTGAATGCTAAGCATGTGGAGGAGGTGGCCCAAATACGCAATGCTCCAAAATCATCCCTGGGAAGTGCAACTTCCAGTCGGCGTACTTCATTGGCCAGAAGTACACTAACATCTCTGGAAGCAAACCCCGATGAAGATGACGAGAGCAGTGATACTTTTGCCAGTGCCTCGGCATCGTACCACAGCCAAGCCGTGGAACGAACCGATTTGCCGAACAGCGAGGGTGACAACAGCTCGTGCGTGTCTTTCGAAGACGATTCGCAGCCCATTGTCCATTACCCTGTTGAGATTTCAGCAGACCCTCCCAAGGATCTCGAATCCGCAGCTTATATTGATCAGTTTTTGGATAAATATCTCATTGACACGGCCACCATGGAGGCGACCGAGGAGACAACTCTTCCAGCACCACAAGTGAAGTCCAATGGCCTTGGCAAGATTATTTCTGACGAAAACATACTGGTAGAGACAGGACGTGACCTCATTGCGATAGATACGCTGCAGGGTCGGTGGCAAGAAGCCGTCAACAATTTAACGAACACCCTGTCGCGCTGCACAAAATCTTACGAAATTCATGGCAGCAGTGCTCTTAGCCCGCAGGATGTTCGCAATATGGACGCATTGATAGCCCGCAGTCCCAGCGAAGAGTTTGCCTTCGACGTGCCTAAGGATCCGTTTTTATCGCCCTATTGGGCTACCGACGACTGGCTATCCCAACTGCCAGAGACAAAGATTCTC ACCCTGAACATGGATCCCTGCCTTGATGACTGCGTCATGTTTGCTAAAAAGCTTAAACGGCTAGGACGCCAAGTAAACTTGGAAATACTGGAGGGTCTCCCACATGGATTTCTAAATTTTACTATG CTATCAAATGAGGCTATGGATGGGTCCAAGCACTGCATCAAATTATTGCAGGCACTACTCAAGGTAACATAA
- the LOC108160614 gene encoding uncharacterized protein LOC108160614 isoform X2: MCRCQCPARISAPWNMIRSRITFTGFLGESVGVNDTGDSEKPGPIATLERFMYWLEDKPEWNDGCQRRCSVELHRLSQFTDIRAVWTPDAKVLRNHTCLHSSPNCFHN, encoded by the exons ATGTGCCGCTGCCAGTGTCCGGCAAGAATTTCCGCGCCGTGGAATATGATCCGATCTCGCATTACATTTACTGG CTTCCTGGGTGAATCCGTAGGCGTCAACGACACCGGGGACTCGGAAAAACCTGGCCCCATTGCCACCTTGGAGAGATTTATGTACTGGCTGGAGGACAAGCCGGAGTGGAACGATGGCTGTCAACGGCGTTGTTCCGTGGAGCTGCATCGTCTGTCGCAGTTCACCGACATCCGGGCCGTGTGGACACCGGATGCAAAAGTGCTGCGCAATCACACGTGTCTTCACAGTAGCCCAAATTGTTTCCACAACTGA
- the LOC108160005 gene encoding hormone-sensitive lipase isoform X1, producing the protein MKCTMIDAASAELASHKLNAKFDDNLKLAHGEDKINHVNGKEAPKPTPPLSDVPAELQTSYRSLFVACQEHAAFFAKDHTEFGQRLHAAHIAWQDFIVLANRLVLQIEVFAHEYDFDEQTPGNGYRSFVYVTNACISHGINICKQLLATRNTMFFRKKVYMKEVEACSQLLSSICTCLQYLLILRQWSANTGDLFACGSHTAEQLFELGDTINQYCFYGRCLGFQYGDSIRGILRFLGISMASYSESYYSRADDGTIVKTTRSLWTSGKYLMNPELRARRIVNISQNAKIDFCKSFWFLAESELMHKLPSIVGTSIKVNRLIELPAEPFQLPRRKNFKASEQQQQNSSDVNQNQGNDENAIQFVDIPVPSAHLGPGLPISVRLLSAKRRSGMLGEGRYRGWHKPTPPSRSILFHCHGGGFVAQSSKSHELYLRDWAVALDCPILSVDYSLAPEAPFPRALQEVFYAYCWLLKNAEHLGTTAERIVCAGDSAGANLSIGVALKCIEQGVRIPDGLFLAYCPTLVSFVPSPARLLCLMDPLLPFGFMMRCLRAYAAPAKETLQLNAKHVEEVAQIRNAPKSSLGSATSSRRTSLARSTLTSLEANPDEDDESSDTFASASASYHSQAVERTDLPNSEGDNSSCVSFEDDSQPIVHYPVEISADPPKDLESAAYIDQFLDKYLIDTATMEATEETTLPAPQVKSNGLGKIISDENILVETGRDLIAIDTLQGRWQEAVNNLTNTLSRCTKSYEIHGSSALSPQDVRNMDALIARSPSEEFAFDVPKDPFLSPYWATDDWLSQLPETKILTLNMDPCLDDCVMFAKKLKRLGRQVNLEILEGLPHGFLNFTMLSNEAMDGSKHCIKLLQALLKVT; encoded by the exons ATGAAG TGCACAATGATTGACGCGGCGTCTGCCGAGCTGGCCAGCCATAAATTGAATGCAAAATTTGATGACAATCTGAAACTGGCGCACGGAGAGGATAAAATAAACCATGTCAATGGGAAAGAGGCGCCAAAACCGACACCACCTCTATCAGACGTACCCGCCGAACTGCAGACTTCGTACCGAAGTCTGTTTGTTGCTTGCCAGGAACACGCCGCATTCTTTGCCAAAGATCACACTGAATTTGGCCAACGCTTGCATGCCGCCCACATTGCCTGGCAGGACTTTATAGTGCTTGCCAATCGACTCGTCCTGCAAATCGAGGTCTTTGCCCATGAGTACGACTTTGATGAGCAGACACCAGGGAACGGGTATCGCAGCTTCGTGTACGTAACCAATGCATGCATCTCACATGGCATCAACATATGCAAGCAACTGCTGGCCACACGCAACACTATGTTTTTCCGGAAAAAGGTCTACATGAAGGAAGTAGAGGCCTGCTCGCAGCTGCTTTCCTCGATATGTACTTGCCTGCAGTATCTCCTCATACTGCGGCAATGGTCGGCCAATACAGGAGATCTGTTTGCTTGCGGCAGCCACACTGCGGAGCAGCTCTTCGAGTTGGGCGACACCATCAATCAGTATTGTTTCTATGGACGTTGCTTGGGATTCCAGTACGGCGACTCCATACGTGGTATTCTACGCTTCCTGGGCATCAGCATGGCCAGCTACTCCGAGTCGTATTACTCACGGGCGGATGATGGGACTATTGTGAAAACCACGCGCAGTCTTTGGACCAGTGGCAAGTACCTGATGAACCCAGAGCTACGAGCCCGGCGTATTGTCAACATCTCGCAGAATGCAAAAATTGACTTTTGCAAGTCCTTCTGGTTTCTGGCCGAGTCGGAGCTAATGCACAAATTGCCCAGCATCGTGGGCACCTCCATTAAGGTGAATCGGCTAATCGAGCTGCCGGCGGAGCCGTTTCAGTTACCGCGACGAAAGAACTTTAAGGCGagtgagcagcagcagcaaaacagCAGCGATGTAAACCAAAACCAAGGCAACGATGAGAATGCCATACAATTTGTGGACATACCAGTTCCCAGTGCTCATCTGGGACCGGGTCTGCCCATTTCAGTACGGCTGCTCAGCGCCAAGCGACGCTCTGGAATGCTAGGCGAAGGCCGCTATCGCGGTTGGCACAAGCCCACTCCACCCAGTCGTTCAATATTGTTTCACTGCCATGGTGGTGGCTTCGTGGCCCAATCATCAAAATCTCACGAGCTCTATCTTCGCGATTGGGCTGTAGCTCTGGACTGCCCCATACTTTCGGTGGACTACAGTCTAGCACCGGAGGCTCCCTTTCCGCGTGCCCTTCAGGAAGTCTTTTATGCGTACTGTTGGCTCTTGAAGAATGCCGAGCACCTGGGAACGACAGCTGAGCGAATTGTGTGTGCTGGTGACTCCGCTGGTGCGAATCTCTCCAtcggagtggctctcaaatGCATTGAGCAGGGTGTGCGTATCCCGGATGGGTTGTTTCTGGCCTACTGTCCGACTCTCGTTAGTTTTGTGCCGAGTCCAGCACGTTTGCTGTGCCTCATGGATCCCTTGCTACCTTTTGGCTTCATGATGCGGTGTCTGCGTGCCTATGCCGCCCCCGCCAAGGAAACTTTGCAGCTGAATGCTAAGCATGTGGAGGAGGTGGCCCAAATACGCAATGCTCCAAAATCATCCCTGGGAAGTGCAACTTCCAGTCGGCGTACTTCATTGGCCAGAAGTACACTAACATCTCTGGAAGCAAACCCCGATGAAGATGACGAGAGCAGTGATACTTTTGCCAGTGCCTCGGCATCGTACCACAGCCAAGCCGTGGAACGAACCGATTTGCCGAACAGCGAGGGTGACAACAGCTCGTGCGTGTCTTTCGAAGACGATTCGCAGCCCATTGTCCATTACCCTGTTGAGATTTCAGCAGACCCTCCCAAGGATCTCGAATCCGCAGCTTATATTGATCAGTTTTTGGATAAATATCTCATTGACACGGCCACCATGGAGGCGACCGAGGAGACAACTCTTCCAGCACCACAAGTGAAGTCCAATGGCCTTGGCAAGATTATTTCTGACGAAAACATACTGGTAGAGACAGGACGTGACCTCATTGCGATAGATACGCTGCAGGGTCGGTGGCAAGAAGCCGTCAACAATTTAACGAACACCCTGTCGCGCTGCACAAAATCTTACGAAATTCATGGCAGCAGTGCTCTTAGCCCGCAGGATGTTCGCAATATGGACGCATTGATAGCCCGCAGTCCCAGCGAAGAGTTTGCCTTCGACGTGCCTAAGGATCCGTTTTTATCGCCCTATTGGGCTACCGACGACTGGCTATCCCAACTGCCAGAGACAAAGATTCTC ACCCTGAACATGGATCCCTGCCTTGATGACTGCGTCATGTTTGCTAAAAAGCTTAAACGGCTAGGACGCCAAGTAAACTTGGAAATACTGGAGGGTCTCCCACATGGATTTCTAAATTTTACTATG CTATCAAATGAGGCTATGGATGGGTCCAAGCACTGCATCAAATTATTGCAGGCACTACTCAAGGTAACATAA
- the LOC108160614 gene encoding uncharacterized protein LOC108160614 isoform X1: MCRCQCPARISAPWNMIRSRITFTGSKAGVTASSVLWQMAQSFLGESVGVNDTGDSEKPGPIATLERFMYWLEDKPEWNDGCQRRCSVELHRLSQFTDIRAVWTPDAKVLRNHTCLHSSPNCFHN, translated from the exons ATGTGCCGCTGCCAGTGTCCGGCAAGAATTTCCGCGCCGTGGAATATGATCCGATCTCGCATTACATTTACTGG ATCGAAGGCAGGAGTCACAGCATCAAGCGTTCTCTGGCAAATGGCACAAAG CTTCCTGGGTGAATCCGTAGGCGTCAACGACACCGGGGACTCGGAAAAACCTGGCCCCATTGCCACCTTGGAGAGATTTATGTACTGGCTGGAGGACAAGCCGGAGTGGAACGATGGCTGTCAACGGCGTTGTTCCGTGGAGCTGCATCGTCTGTCGCAGTTCACCGACATCCGGGCCGTGTGGACACCGGATGCAAAAGTGCTGCGCAATCACACGTGTCTTCACAGTAGCCCAAATTGTTTCCACAACTGA
- the LOC108160005 gene encoding hormone-sensitive lipase isoform X3 has translation MIDAASAELASHKLNAKFDDNLKLAHGEDKINHVNGKEAPKPTPPLSDVPAELQTSYRSLFVACQEHAAFFAKDHTEFGQRLHAAHIAWQDFIVLANRLVLQIEVFAHEYDFDEQTPGNGYRSFVYVTNACISHGINICKQLLATRNTMFFRKKVYMKEVEACSQLLSSICTCLQYLLILRQWSANTGDLFACGSHTAEQLFELGDTINQYCFYGRCLGFQYGDSIRGILRFLGISMASYSESYYSRADDGTIVKTTRSLWTSGKYLMNPELRARRIVNISQNAKIDFCKSFWFLAESELMHKLPSIVGTSIKVNRLIELPAEPFQLPRRKNFKASEQQQQNSSDVNQNQGNDENAIQFVDIPVPSAHLGPGLPISVRLLSAKRRSGMLGEGRYRGWHKPTPPSRSILFHCHGGGFVAQSSKSHELYLRDWAVALDCPILSVDYSLAPEAPFPRALQEVFYAYCWLLKNAEHLGTTAERIVCAGDSAGANLSIGVALKCIEQGVRIPDGLFLAYCPTLVSFVPSPARLLCLMDPLLPFGFMMRCLRAYAAPAKETLQLNAKHVEEVAQIRNAPKSSLGSATSSRRTSLARSTLTSLEANPDEDDESSDTFASASASYHSQAVERTDLPNSEGDNSSCVSFEDDSQPIVHYPVEISADPPKDLESAAYIDQFLDKYLIDTATMEATEETTLPAPQVKSNGLGKIISDENILVETGRDLIAIDTLQGRWQEAVNNLTNTLSRCTKSYEIHGSSALSPQDVRNMDALIARSPSEEFAFDVPKDPFLSPYWATDDWLSQLPETKILTLNMDPCLDDCVMFAKKLKRLGRQVNLEILEGLPHGFLNFTMLSNEAMDGSKHCIKLLQALLKVT, from the exons ATGATTGACGCGGCGTCTGCCGAGCTGGCCAGCCATAAATTGAATGCAAAATTTGATGACAATCTGAAACTGGCGCACGGAGAGGATAAAATAAACCATGTCAATGGGAAAGAGGCGCCAAAACCGACACCACCTCTATCAGACGTACCCGCCGAACTGCAGACTTCGTACCGAAGTCTGTTTGTTGCTTGCCAGGAACACGCCGCATTCTTTGCCAAAGATCACACTGAATTTGGCCAACGCTTGCATGCCGCCCACATTGCCTGGCAGGACTTTATAGTGCTTGCCAATCGACTCGTCCTGCAAATCGAGGTCTTTGCCCATGAGTACGACTTTGATGAGCAGACACCAGGGAACGGGTATCGCAGCTTCGTGTACGTAACCAATGCATGCATCTCACATGGCATCAACATATGCAAGCAACTGCTGGCCACACGCAACACTATGTTTTTCCGGAAAAAGGTCTACATGAAGGAAGTAGAGGCCTGCTCGCAGCTGCTTTCCTCGATATGTACTTGCCTGCAGTATCTCCTCATACTGCGGCAATGGTCGGCCAATACAGGAGATCTGTTTGCTTGCGGCAGCCACACTGCGGAGCAGCTCTTCGAGTTGGGCGACACCATCAATCAGTATTGTTTCTATGGACGTTGCTTGGGATTCCAGTACGGCGACTCCATACGTGGTATTCTACGCTTCCTGGGCATCAGCATGGCCAGCTACTCCGAGTCGTATTACTCACGGGCGGATGATGGGACTATTGTGAAAACCACGCGCAGTCTTTGGACCAGTGGCAAGTACCTGATGAACCCAGAGCTACGAGCCCGGCGTATTGTCAACATCTCGCAGAATGCAAAAATTGACTTTTGCAAGTCCTTCTGGTTTCTGGCCGAGTCGGAGCTAATGCACAAATTGCCCAGCATCGTGGGCACCTCCATTAAGGTGAATCGGCTAATCGAGCTGCCGGCGGAGCCGTTTCAGTTACCGCGACGAAAGAACTTTAAGGCGagtgagcagcagcagcaaaacagCAGCGATGTAAACCAAAACCAAGGCAACGATGAGAATGCCATACAATTTGTGGACATACCAGTTCCCAGTGCTCATCTGGGACCGGGTCTGCCCATTTCAGTACGGCTGCTCAGCGCCAAGCGACGCTCTGGAATGCTAGGCGAAGGCCGCTATCGCGGTTGGCACAAGCCCACTCCACCCAGTCGTTCAATATTGTTTCACTGCCATGGTGGTGGCTTCGTGGCCCAATCATCAAAATCTCACGAGCTCTATCTTCGCGATTGGGCTGTAGCTCTGGACTGCCCCATACTTTCGGTGGACTACAGTCTAGCACCGGAGGCTCCCTTTCCGCGTGCCCTTCAGGAAGTCTTTTATGCGTACTGTTGGCTCTTGAAGAATGCCGAGCACCTGGGAACGACAGCTGAGCGAATTGTGTGTGCTGGTGACTCCGCTGGTGCGAATCTCTCCAtcggagtggctctcaaatGCATTGAGCAGGGTGTGCGTATCCCGGATGGGTTGTTTCTGGCCTACTGTCCGACTCTCGTTAGTTTTGTGCCGAGTCCAGCACGTTTGCTGTGCCTCATGGATCCCTTGCTACCTTTTGGCTTCATGATGCGGTGTCTGCGTGCCTATGCCGCCCCCGCCAAGGAAACTTTGCAGCTGAATGCTAAGCATGTGGAGGAGGTGGCCCAAATACGCAATGCTCCAAAATCATCCCTGGGAAGTGCAACTTCCAGTCGGCGTACTTCATTGGCCAGAAGTACACTAACATCTCTGGAAGCAAACCCCGATGAAGATGACGAGAGCAGTGATACTTTTGCCAGTGCCTCGGCATCGTACCACAGCCAAGCCGTGGAACGAACCGATTTGCCGAACAGCGAGGGTGACAACAGCTCGTGCGTGTCTTTCGAAGACGATTCGCAGCCCATTGTCCATTACCCTGTTGAGATTTCAGCAGACCCTCCCAAGGATCTCGAATCCGCAGCTTATATTGATCAGTTTTTGGATAAATATCTCATTGACACGGCCACCATGGAGGCGACCGAGGAGACAACTCTTCCAGCACCACAAGTGAAGTCCAATGGCCTTGGCAAGATTATTTCTGACGAAAACATACTGGTAGAGACAGGACGTGACCTCATTGCGATAGATACGCTGCAGGGTCGGTGGCAAGAAGCCGTCAACAATTTAACGAACACCCTGTCGCGCTGCACAAAATCTTACGAAATTCATGGCAGCAGTGCTCTTAGCCCGCAGGATGTTCGCAATATGGACGCATTGATAGCCCGCAGTCCCAGCGAAGAGTTTGCCTTCGACGTGCCTAAGGATCCGTTTTTATCGCCCTATTGGGCTACCGACGACTGGCTATCCCAACTGCCAGAGACAAAGATTCTC ACCCTGAACATGGATCCCTGCCTTGATGACTGCGTCATGTTTGCTAAAAAGCTTAAACGGCTAGGACGCCAAGTAAACTTGGAAATACTGGAGGGTCTCCCACATGGATTTCTAAATTTTACTATG CTATCAAATGAGGCTATGGATGGGTCCAAGCACTGCATCAAATTATTGCAGGCACTACTCAAGGTAACATAA